Sequence from the Amycolatopsis sp. NBC_00345 genome:
GGGTATGCCGTCGACGTGACCGGAAACGGCGCGGTCGGCCTGGAGCAGGCCCTGACTCAGCCGTACGAGGCGATCATTCTCGACATCATGTTGCCGGGCCTGAACGGGTACCGGGTCTGCGCCGAGCTGCGCCGGGCCGGCGTGGACACCCCGATCCTGATGCTGACCGCGAAGAACGGCGAGCACGACGAGGCCGAGGCGCTGGACACCGGGGCCGACGACTACCTGAGCAAGCCGTTCGCCTGGGTGGTGCTGACCGCGCGGCTACGGGCGCTGCTGCGGCGCGCGCCGTCCACCCGGTCCCCGAAGATCGAGGTCGGCGAGCTGGTGATCGACCCGGCCCGCCGCACCTGCCACCGCGCCGGGCAGGAGATCCGGCTGACGGCCAAGGAGTTCACCGTGCTGGAGTGCCTGGCCCGCCAGGC
This genomic interval carries:
- a CDS encoding response regulator transcription factor, which codes for MRVLVIEDETRLADALAWGLRADGYAVDVTGNGAVGLEQALTQPYEAIILDIMLPGLNGYRVCAELRRAGVDTPILMLTAKNGEHDEAEALDTGADDYLSKPFAWVVLTARLRALLRRAPSTRSPKIEVGELVIDPARRTCHRAGQEIRLTAKEFTVLECLARQAGYVVSKTEILDRVWDGAYQGDSNVIEVYVSALRRKIDVPFGCRTIDTVRGVGYRLLADA